Genomic window (Bacillus marinisedimentorum):
GGTTGGTAAAACGGCATTCGCGCTTAATATCGCTCAGAATGTCGCCACCAAGACAGATGAGAACGTTGCGATTTTCAGCCTTGAGATGGGCGCTGAGCAGCTTGTCATGAGGATGCTGTGTGCAGAAGGGAATATTGATGCAACAAGGCTCAGGACCGGCAAGCTGACCCCTGATGACTGGCAGAAGCTGACGATGGCAATGGGAAGCTTATCGAATGCCGGTGTATACATTGATGACACCCCCGGCATCAAAGTCGGCGATATCCGGGCCAAATGCCGCCGCTTGAAGCAGGAAAAAGGGCTTGGCATGATCCTGATTGACTATTTGCAGCTGATCCAGGGGAACGGCCGAAGCGGCGAAAACAGGCAGCAGGAAGTTTCCGAAATTTCCCGGGCATTGAAAGGACTTGCCAGGGAGCTTGAAGTCCCTGTCATCGCCCTGTCCCAGCTTTCCCGCGGTGTGGAATCGCGCCAGGATAAACGGCCGATGATGTCCGATATCCGTGAGTCCGGAAGTATCGAGCAGGATGCCGACATTGTCGCATTCCTGTACCGAGATGACTATTATGACAAAGAAAGTGAAAACAAGAACATCATTGAAATCATTATCGCAAAACAGCGTAACGGCCCGGTCGGAACCGTTGAGCTTGCGTTTGTAAAAGAATATAACAAGTTCGTCAATCTCGAACGGCGCCATCAGGAAAATGAGATTCCTTCCGGTGCGTAAACCGCCTCTTGCAGGCGGTTATTTTTTTGTACTGTGGAGATAATGGGATTGTTTCCTGTATGAGTTTCGTGCAATTTAGTGCCAGGCATTCTCTAGGGGTCATCCAGTGGGTCAATGCCTGGCACTTTTCGCGTATAGGCTAGTTTTAAGTGGCAGGAATAAAAGCGAACATAATTAATGTATGTATTAATAATGTTCGTATTTTATTGACTTTATTGCACTAAATTGATACACTGAATGTGGATTTTAACTGAAATTAAAGAACGAGAATAACAGCGGAGGTGCGGTACATGTCTTCAGTAGTAGTTGTCGGCACGCAGTGGGGAGATGAAGGAAAAGGGAAGATCACCGATTATTTATCCGAAAATGCGGAAGTGGTCGCGCGCTATCAGGGTGGAAATAATGCGGGCCATACCATTGCATTCAGTGGGAAAACGTATAAACTTCACTTGATTCCATCAGGTATTTTTTATGAAGATAAAGTATGTGTGCTCGGAAATGGCATGGTCATCGATCCAAAAGCGATCATTAAGGAGCTTGAATATCTTCATAACGAAGGAGTTAATACAGACAACCTCCGCATCAGCAACCGGGCGCATGTCATTTTGCCTTATCATCTTAAGCTTGATGAAGTTGAAGAAGAGCGGAAAGGCGCCAACAAAATCGGTACAACCAAGAAGGGGATCGGCCCTGCATATATGGATAAAGCGGCCCGAAACGGAATCAGGATTGCCGATTTGCTGGATCGGGCGGAATTTGAACGGAAGCTTGCTGAAAACCTCAAGGAGAAAAACCGCCTCCTGGAAAAATTTTATGAAACAGAAGGGTTCAAAATCGAAGACATCCTTGATGAATATTACGAATATGGGCAGCAGATTGCCCGCTATGTCACCGATACATCAGTTGTATTGAACGATGCACTTGACGGAGGACGCCGGGTCCTTTTTGAAGGGGCTCAGGGAGTCATGCTCGATATCGACCAGGGCACATATCCATTTGTGACTTCCTCAAATCCGATCGCTGGCGGCGTGACGATAGGATCTGGTGTCGGGCCTACAAAAATCAATCATGTTGTAGGGGTTTCAAAAGCTTATACAACAAGGGTCGGCGATGGTCCTTTCCCGACTGAACTGAATGACGAAATCGGGAATCAAATTCGGGAAGTCGGCCGTGAATACGGAACCACGACAGGTCGTGCCCGCAGAGTCGGCTGGTTTGACAGCGTCGTCGTCCGCCATGCCCGCCGTGTAAGCGGAATAACCGATCTGTCACTCAACTCGATCGATGTCCTGACAGGTATTGAAACATTGAAAATATGCACAGCTTATAAATATAAAGGGGAAATCATCGAGGAATTTCCGGCAAGCCTGAAAGTCCTTGCTGAATGTGAACCTGTTTATGAAGAACTGCCGGGGTGGGAAGAGGATATTACAGGTGTCCGCAATTTAAGCGAACTTCCTGCCAATGCCCGCCATTATATTGAACGGATTTCCCAGCTGACAGGCATTCCGCTTTCCATTTTCTCTGTCGGACCGGACCGGAGCCAGACAAATATGGTCCGCAGTGTGTATGCAAACGACTAAAATAAGGTAAATACAGATTGTGAAAAAAGGCTGCCGCTGCTTTAAAAGGCAGCCTTTTTTCATTGGAAAGTATAAGTTGTCATCACGGAGTATGTTGATGCAATGGCCAATTTAAAGAATAGTGATAATGGCAGCTGCGCACCTGTCTTCGCCAATCGGCGTATTTTCTTTATATGGAATTCTGCAGTTATAAAAAATAATGGAAGTATTTCAGATTTTTAGTTGCGCAGCTACCAGGTTATGTGCTAATATAATTTTTGTTGTTAACGAGCCATTAGCTCAGTTGGTAGAGCATCTGACTTTTAATCAGAGGGTCGGAGGTTCGAGTCCTCCATGGCTCACCATGAAGGCCCCTTGGTCAAGTGGTTAAGACACCGCCCTTTCACGGCGGTATCAGGGGTTCGAATCCCCTAGGGGTCATACATTAAAAAAGATGGGATGTGAAGCAGCCTGGTGCTGTATTACGTTCCATCTTTTTTGTTTTCTATGTGGGGCACTGAATGCAGATTCAGTGCCTGTAATGAGGCAGGAAACGGAAATAGGGGCACTGAATGCAGATTCAGTGCCTGTAATGAGGCAAGAAACGGAAATAGGGGCACTGAATGTTGATTCAGTACCATACCTATAATATCCTCTAAAGAGTAAATATAGTCTTAGAAGCGATCAGAGACACCAACAATTCTCCATTCAGCACTGTCTCTCATTCTACTCACGCAACAACAAAGGATCGTAATTACGCACTCTTCCTCTATATGCAATCGAACACCAAATTCAATCCCGCATGGGAGGCTGAACTTCCCCCTCACCCACCATCCGACACTTTTTTACAAAATCCCCACTTCCAAACTAAACCTAACAGAAAAAGGAAGATAGCCCCAGGGGTTTATTACAGAACCATTACAAAACCCACCACTTTTTGGAACGTATACTACAATTCTGTTACAGAAGGCTCAATTTCTTCACTAGTCTATTAAATTATGATAATTTAAAATGGCGTGTTAATAAAATAATTATATTTTAAAAGCAATAGAGAGAAAGAACTAAAAATGTTTGTAGGGGGAGAACCGTGTTAGTACAGGATCGACCGAACGTACAGTCTAAAAAAGTGAAAAAAGCAGGCAGCCGGATTGGCGGAATGGTGGCGAAATCTGTTGCCGTACTGACAGCAGCAGCCATTTTATCCTTTAATTCAGCATCAGCAGAAGAAAACATCCAGACCGTCTACCATATTTATCTTGGTGAAACCAAGGTAGGAACAGTCGATGAAAAGTCTGTGGTAGATGAAGTAGTGGAAGAGAAAGCGGAAGCTCTGAAGGAAAAGTACCCTGATCTCGAATTTTCATACGGAAATCAGGTGACGATTGTTCCGGAAAAGACGTTTCGTGCCCAGTTTCATAATGAGACGGTAGAAAAAGCACTTGATGAGTCGCTGGCTGTAAAAGCCTCTGCCTTTGCCATTAAAGCTGGGGACGAAATCGTCGGCTATGTAAAAGATGAAAAAGCGGCGAAAGAAGTCATCCGCCAGTTGACACTTCAGTTTACCAGTGAAGAAGAACTGAAGATTTACGAAGCAGTCCAAAACGGAGAGAAAGATATTTCGGATTCCACTATTAAAGATATCCGTTTTTCCGTTGAACCAAACATCGAAAAAGGATTTTCTTTACCTGGAGATATTATGACAGTGGAGGAAGCCCTTCAGCAGCTTAAAACGGGGAAAGTGGTAGAAAAAACCCATTCTATTCGGGAAGACGAAGTGCTTGTCAATATTGCGGAACAATATGAACTATCTTTGAAGCAGCTGCTGACACTTAATCCGGAAATCACGGAGGACAGCCTTCTCCATATCGATGACAAAGTAAACGTAACGGCAAAATCACCTTTCATTAATGTCATCGTAGAGAAAGAAAAAGATGTGAATGAAAAAATCCCTCATAAAGTCGAAATCGTTAAAGATGAAGATATGTACAAAGGTGAGACCAAAGTAAAACAAGAAGGATACGATGGCGAGAAAAAAGTGCGGTATCTTCTTGTTGAAGTAAACGGCCAAAATACTAAAAAAGAAATCCTGGCAGAAGAAACGGTAAAAGAAAAAAAGGATAAAATCCTGATTAAAGGAACGAAAGTGATGCCGTCACGCGGGACAGGCACCTTTACCTGGCCGGCTGTCGGCGGTACGGTAACAAGCAAAATGGGTTACCGGTGGGGCCGGGAGCATAAAGGCATCGATATTGCCGGCGTCAGTAACAGAACGATAAAGGCTGCGGACAACGGCAAGGTCGTATATGCAGGTAACAGTGGTGCATATGGAAATAAAGTAATCATTGACCATAACAACGGCTATCGGACTTTATATGCCCACCTCAGTTCCATATCAGTCAGTGTCGGTGATACCGTACCGCGCGGCTCGAAAATCGGAGTCATGGGCTCAACCGGAAGATCCACAGGTGTCCACCTTCATTTTGAGGTTACCAAAAATGGTGCACTGAAAAATCCATTAGACTTTTTCTAATAGCATGAGAACCTTCGGCTGCAGCCGGAGGTTCTTTTCATACGGATATACGATAGGATGATTCTCTCTTTTTTGAAAAGCTATGCTCCCTGTTTAAACAGCGCATGAAACAGCTTCAAAAACAGGAGTGAAATCCGCAGGGCCCTTATTAAGGCTCTCAGCCAATCGAACCCCTGCAGTGGGAGGTCTGTCAGTCTGCCTGGTCAATTCGGGTTGATCCTGTTTAAAAAAAGGCCGAAAATCAATAATAAGGTCCAGCATAAACTATCACGCTGAAGAAAATATGTTAATAAACTATGGCATGGCAGAAATTTGCGAAAAGAAACGTGTTTATGGAACAGGCAGACAGGATAGTAATATATATCTTATGCACTTTTTGAATAACTGGGTTCTGCAAGAAAAACGTCCGCTTCCTGAAAAAGTCAAAAGATGCTTTCATGCACATGACATGATAAAGTATAAGAGTGGACTTTTTATCGCAGAAAGATGAAAAGGAGAGACAGACAATGGACAAACATATATTAGTCGTTGATGATGAGCAGCCAATCGCAGACATTTTGCAATTCAATCTTGAAAAAGAGGGGTTCGAGGTGACCTGTGCCTACGATGGCGATGAAGCACTCCAGAAGGTTGAGGAAGTGAAGCCCGACCTTATTTTGCTGGATATTATGCTTCCGCAAAAAGATGGTATGGAAGTGTGCCGCGAAATCCGTAAAAAATATGAAATGCCGATCATCATGCTGACCGCCAAGGACTCGGAGATCGATAAAGTGCTTGGCCTTGAACTCGGAGCAGACGACTATGTGACAAAACCGTTTTCTGCACGTGAACTGATTGCCAGGGTCAAGGCGAATCTGCGCCGCCATCAGCAAGAAGAAGACAATGGAAGCGATGACACGAACGAAATTGAAATCGGTTCCCTTGTCATTCACCCTGATGCGTATGTCGTATCCAAGCGCGGCGAAACGATTGAGCTCACCCACCGTGAATTCGAACTGCTTCATTATCTCGCCAAGCATATCGGCCAGGTCATGACCCGTGAGCATTTATTGCAGACGGTCTGGGGATATGATTATTTCGGCGACGTCCGGACAGTTGATGTCACCGTCCGGCGCCTGAGGGAAAAAATTGAGGATAACCCGAGTCACCCGGCATGGATCGTGACCCGGAGAGGGGTAGGCTATTATCTCCGCAATCCTGAACAGGAGTAAGATTACATGAGAAAAATCGGTTTCTTTAAATCGATTCATTTTAAGTTCATTCTTATTTATACGCTGTTGATCCTGATCGCCATGCAGGTCATCGGCGTTTATTTTGTGCGCGAACTTGAAGATAGTTTAATGAATAACTTTGATGAATCGCTGCGGGAGCGGTCGCAGATGCTCGCTTCCTCTGTTGAGCAGGAAATGACGAAGGATCGTTCCGCAGAAGACAGTAAAACATTAGAAGAGGATATCCGCAGTTTGCTTAGTGATATACAATCCGATAACGTCCTTGAAGTCCAGGTGATCGATACCAATCAGCGTGTTGTGGGTACATCGAATCCTTACAAGCAATCGTTTGTCGGAAAGCGGACAACAGAGCGGATGGTCGATATTGCACTTGTTTCCGGCCAGGGCGATACGCGAAGGCTTCTTGACCGGGGACAGCGTCTGACCGCGAGAACGATGCCTGTTAAATCAAACGGGTCGGTACTTGGTGTCATCTATCTTGTCGCTTCTATGGAAGAAATTTATGATGAAATGAACCAGATCAATGGTATTTTTGCCACTGGAACGCTCATTTCGATGCTGATCACAGCATTGCTCGGCATTTTTCTGGCGCAGACGATCACAAGGCCGATATCAGATATGAAACGGCAGGCACGAGTCATGGCCCGCGGAGACTTCTCACGTAAAGTCAAAGTGTATGGGGACGATGAAATTGGGCAGCTTGCCCTTACCTTCAACGATTTGACTACAAAGCTGAAGCTCGCCCAGGATATGACCGAAGAAGAGCGGAAAAAATTAAGCTCTGTTCTCGCTCATATGACCGATGGCGTCATTGCTGCTGACAGGCAGGGACACGTCATTTTAATGAATAATCAGGCTGAAAAAATGCTGCATGTTTCACGTGAAACAACAATTGGTGAATCGCTGTTATCCATTCTTCCAATCGAGTCGGACATTTCACTTGAAAATATTTATGAAGATGACGATTCGCTTATTTTTGATTTTTATACCGGCAAGGATGAGGAATCGATCATCCGTGCAAACTTCTCGATTATTCAAAATGAACACGGCTATCCGAATGGTTTTATGACTGTATTATATGATGTTACAGAGCAGGAGAGGATTGAACAGGAACGCCGTGAATTTGTTGCTAACGTTTCACATGAATTAAGGACGCCGCTGACAACGATGAAAAGTTATATCGAAGCCCTGACTGATGGGGCATGGCAGGATAAAGAGATCGCACCGCGCTTCCTCGGTGTCACTCAGACGGAAACAGAGCGGATGATCCGGCTTGTCAATGACTTGCTGCAGCTGTCCAAGCTTGATAGTAAAGATATCAAGCTGAATTTAAACCGTGTCAATTTCACGCCTTTTTATCACGGCATTATTGACCGGTTCGAATTATCGAAAGCTCAAAATGTTTCGTTTGAGCGGATCATTCCGGATGAGAACTTATATGTTTATATAGATGCGGACCGGGTAACCCAGGTCATTGATAATATCATTTCAAACGCCTTGAAATATTCTCCTGAAGGCGGAAAAGTCACGTTCAAGCTTATTCATAATCCGACGGATATCCAGATCAGTATTAAAGACCAGGGAATGGGGATTCCAAAGGATAACTTATCAAAGGTATTCGAACGTTTCTACCGTGTTGACAAGGCGCGCTCCCGCAAAATGGGCGGAACTGGCCTCGGACTTGCTATTGCAAAGGAAATCATCCAGCTTCATGGCGGAAGGATCTGGGCAGAAAGTGAAGAGGGGAAAGGGACAGCCATTAACTTTGTCCTTCCTCTTGAGAGAGATCGCGAGGATGATGTGCTATGACAAGAAAAAACCTCGAAACAATGAAGACGGTAGCGCTTACCCTCCTGGTCATCTTGAGTGTTGTATTAACGTACAGCATTTGGACATACCAGCCTGAATATGAAAGGATTCCAAATGCTGAATATCTCCAGGACGTGAGCATTGCCGATAAACGGTATCCAAGCCAGCTGATCAGGCCTTCCTCCGTTATGCTGAATACAGGCGGGCACCATTATGGGTTAATGGATCAATCCCTTGTGAACAAACTGTACCGGGAGATGCAAAACTGGACGTTTCACCAGCTGTATCCGCTCGAAATAACGGACCAGGATGTTTTCAATAAAAAAATTGACCGGAACAATACACTTGAAATCATTTTTCCTACGGAGATTCCACTCGGTGTTTTTGAAAGAATCTTTACGTTTTCGGCAGATTTAAAAGCATCCCACGCATTTGACCGGGTCATTATTGATTATTCCGTGGCAGAAGACAGCCAGCCCGAAGCGTTTTTCGTGTCGTATGATACTCAGAATGTTTACGGGGCAAAGTTGAGCAATTTGAACCTTGAGTACTTGATCAATACGTTTACTAAAGTGACAGGGGACTATAAGCCGCATTTCTTGCAGACCATCTCGGAACAAAAGGAATTTTTCTTGCCGGCTGAAGACGTCCGATTGAAATCATACACCTTTTTCACAGATAAGCTGAACCCGGATTTGTTCAGCGAAGCGCTGTTCAGCAATAAGAACCTTGTGAAAAATTATAAAAAAGATATCGGGGAACAGACGTACACCGACGGCACCCGCGCGCTCGAAACGTTACAGGAAAACAGCCTGATGCGGTTTCAAAACCAGGTGCCGTCGGCAGGCCTGCAAAAAGATCCCGCCGAACTCGTGCTTGACAGTGTCGAGTTTGTCAATGACCATGCCGGCTGGGTGGATACGTACTATTTATTTGATTGGACAACCCTTCAAAATGAAGCGGAGTTCCGTCTGTATCTGGCCCACTATCCTGTTTTCGATGTTTCTCCAGTTATCAGGGAAAATCAATCTATTGAAACAGCAGCTTTAAGCCTGTCCTGGAACAATGAGGGAGTGAACCGCTATACAAGGCCGCTTCTATACTTGCAAGGCGACCCGCTTGAAAATGAAACAGCTGATATCACACTGCCATCCGGACAAAAGGTGATCGAGGCACTGGAGAAAAGGCAGGGATTTGACTCGGAAATGATCGAGGATATTAAAATTGGATTTGCGCTGGATGATAAAGTGCCGGAAGTTCTCCTTTTCAAGCCCGCATGGTTCATCCGTTTCAACGGCAGATGGGAACAGGTATCCATGAAAGAGGAATCAGGCGGGGAGGGTATAAAAATTGGATTGGAATAAAACAAAAACCATTTTTATATTGTCTTTCCTCGTTCTGAATGTTTTCCTGACCTTCCAGCTTATTGAAAAAATCAATAAATCGCAGCTGGACCAGGTGACTGAATCCACCATCGAGGAACAGTTGGAAGAGGAGGACATCACGTATCCGGCGATTCCGAAAAATAACGAAATCAAGCAATATATAAGCGGGAAAAGCAAAAAATTCACCCCTGATGAACTGGGTGACCTCGACGGGCAGAATATCAACATCAGGAACGAAACGATGATCATGTCCACCTTTGAAGAACCAGTGCAGTTTTCGGAAGAAATGAGCGATGAGGAATTGCGGGCACTTATGGAAAACAATGTCATGCACGGTGAAGATTATACGTATTGGGGCCATGATGAATCGAATAATGTTCTTATGTTCTTTCAGACATATAAAAACAGTACGATTTACTTTAATAAAAACGGGATGGTCCTGATGGAATTGAATGAGGATAATGAAATTACCCGTTATTATCAGACCTATCTGGTCGATCTTGAAGAAATGGACGTGGAGGAACAGAGCATCCTGCCTGCAATTAAGGCCATCGAAAACCTCTATCGGAAATACATGCTTCCTTCTGGCAGTGAAATCACACATATCAGTATGGGGTATTACACGCTTGTCCCACTTTCAGGAGGTGGCCAGGTGGTGGCCCCTACATGGCATATAAGGCTAAAAGAGGGAAAAAGCTTTTTTGTCAATGCAGTTGAAGGGCAAGTCATTGAAGTGAAGGCCGAAGAGTTTTTGGAACAAGTTTATCAATAGTGGAGTGAAGTATAAATGGGTTTACATTTCAGTGTTCTGGCCAGCGGCAGCTCCGGTAATGCATTTTATATCGGAACCGGCAAACAGAAACTGCTAGTCGATGCCGGACTAAGCGGCAAAAAAATGGAAGAACTGATGCGTCAGAGGCAAATCAATCCCGAAGAGCTTGACGGCATCCTAGTGACACATGAACACAGCGACCATATAAAAGGGCTCGGCATTCTTGCCCGGCGGTACAAGCTGCCGATTTACGCAAATGAAAAAACATGGCAGGCGATGGACAGCATGATCGGCAAAGTCGATACAGGCCAAAAGTTCGTCTTTGATATGGAGACGGTAAAAACGTTCGGCGATCTTGATGTCGAATCATTCGGCGTGTCCCATGATGCGGCGGAACCGATGTTTTATGTCTTTCATCATGAAGGAAAAAAAGTGTCGCTTGCCACCGACACCGGTTATGTAAGCGACAGGATTAAAGGAACGCTCCGTGATTCGGATATGATCATCTTTGAAGCGAATCATGACGTCGACATGCTGAGGATGGGCCGTTATCCGTGGAATGTGAAGCGAAGAATCTTAAGCGACGTCGGACACGTTTCAAATGAAGACGCTGCACTCGCCCTCGCTGATATAATTGGAGATAAGACAAAGCGTATTTATTTGGCTCATTTAAGTAAAGATAACAATATTAAAGATCTTGCCAGAATGTCGGTGGCCCAGACACTTGAACAAAAAGGCTTAGCCATTGGTGAACAACAGTTTGGCCTGTATGATACCGATCCGCAGGAACCGACTGAAATCATTACATTATAGGACCGGTTATCCCTGATTTGTAAAAAATGTTTTCATACTGAAAAGAAAAGGGAACAGAAAAGGAGACTTTTGTTCGGGCTTTGACATCCATTTGATACATTTTCCATTTATAATCATCAATGAGGAGCCAGGAAAAATGGCTTCGCAAGATCCAGCACAATTCATAAAATAATTCCCTCAAAAATGAAAGGATTGGTGCTTACAATGGGATATTATGATGATGAGTATGAGAACCGCAGAAGCAAACGGCGCGGCGGATGGTTCAAAGGACTGTTCGGTGTCATCATCGGTGCCCTTATCGTTCTTTTTTCCCTGCCGTTTCTGCTTGAATCAGGGATCGTACCGGGAGTCTCTGGACAACAAGACGAACCAATTGTCGGCAGCAGCGAGGAAAACGGCAATGATGAGATGCCATCGACCACACAGAATGTCAATGTTGATGTAAACACCGCTGTAACTGAAGCGGTTGATAAAGTGTCAGAAGCTGTAGTGGGTGTCGTAAACCTTCAGCAGGCCGATTTCTGGTCGCAGCAGGAAGGCGGCGAGACGCAGGAAGCAGGGACAGGTTCAGGCGTCATCTATAAAAAGGAAAATGGCGAAGCGTTTGTCGTCACGAATAATCACGTAGTCCAGGGCGCCAGCCAGATTGAAGTCAGCCTTGCCGACGGCACAAAAGTCCCGGCAGAAATGGTTGGAACCGACATTTTCACGGATCTTGCCGTTTTGAAGATGGATGCGGAACATGTTGAAAAAGTAGCTGAGTTCGGCAACTCGGAAAACCTGAAACCAGGTGAACCAGCGCTTGCCATCGGCAATCCGCTCGGACTTCGTTTTTCAGGATCCGTGTCCAAAGGAATCATCAGCGGCCTTGAACGTACAATTCCGGTTGATTTGAATGGGGACGGCACCCAGGACTGGCAGGCTGAAGTCATCCAGACGGATGCGGCGATCAACCCGGGTAACAGCGGCGGTGCCCTTGTCAATATCAACGGCCAGGTCATCGGAATCAATTCAATGAAGATTGCCCAGTCGGCGGTTGAAGGGATCGGACTTGCGATTCCGACGTCCACGGTCATCCCGATCATTGAACAGCTTGAGAAGAACGGGGAAGTAAAACGGCCATATATGGGTGTCAGCATCCGTTCTCTCAGCGAAGTGCCGAAATACCACTGGCAGGAAACATTAAAGCTTCCTGAAGATATCAAATCAGGTGTTTTTGTGGAAGGTGTCGTACCAATGTCCCCTGCAGGAAAAGCAGGCCTCAAGGAGCTTGATGTCATTACGGCGCTTGATGGCGAGCCAATTGAAAATGTACTGGATCTCCGACAATACCTGTATCAAGATAAACAGATTGGCGAGAAATTGGCGATTACGTTTTATCGGAACGGCAAGAAACAGACAACAGAAATGACGCTGGCAGAAGATCAGAATAGAGCACAATAAGAGCAAGGAGAAGCCTTCCAAGTAATGAATGGAAGGCTTTCTTTTTGAAGTTGAT
Coding sequences:
- the dnaB gene encoding replicative DNA helicase gives rise to the protein MSDLFADRTPPHNIEAEQAVLGAVFLEAAALTSASEILIPEDFYRAAHQKIYNVMLDLSEKGEPVDLVTVTSELSDHNLLEEVGGVSYLSDLAGAVPTAANVEYYAKIVEEKSILRRLIRTATTIATDGYTKDDDVEALLNEAEKSILDVSQRKNTGAFQAIKDVLVDVYDNIEMLHNRTEDVTGIPTGFADLDHMTAGFQRNDLIIVAARPSVGKTAFALNIAQNVATKTDENVAIFSLEMGAEQLVMRMLCAEGNIDATRLRTGKLTPDDWQKLTMAMGSLSNAGVYIDDTPGIKVGDIRAKCRRLKQEKGLGMILIDYLQLIQGNGRSGENRQQEVSEISRALKGLARELEVPVIALSQLSRGVESRQDKRPMMSDIRESGSIEQDADIVAFLYRDDYYDKESENKNIIEIIIAKQRNGPVGTVELAFVKEYNKFVNLERRHQENEIPSGA
- a CDS encoding adenylosuccinate synthase, with product MSSVVVVGTQWGDEGKGKITDYLSENAEVVARYQGGNNAGHTIAFSGKTYKLHLIPSGIFYEDKVCVLGNGMVIDPKAIIKELEYLHNEGVNTDNLRISNRAHVILPYHLKLDEVEEERKGANKIGTTKKGIGPAYMDKAARNGIRIADLLDRAEFERKLAENLKEKNRLLEKFYETEGFKIEDILDEYYEYGQQIARYVTDTSVVLNDALDGGRRVLFEGAQGVMLDIDQGTYPFVTSSNPIAGGVTIGSGVGPTKINHVVGVSKAYTTRVGDGPFPTELNDEIGNQIREVGREYGTTTGRARRVGWFDSVVVRHARRVSGITDLSLNSIDVLTGIETLKICTAYKYKGEIIEEFPASLKVLAECEPVYEELPGWEEDITGVRNLSELPANARHYIERISQLTGIPLSIFSVGPDRSQTNMVRSVYAND
- a CDS encoding peptidoglycan DD-metalloendopeptidase family protein, giving the protein MLVQDRPNVQSKKVKKAGSRIGGMVAKSVAVLTAAAILSFNSASAEENIQTVYHIYLGETKVGTVDEKSVVDEVVEEKAEALKEKYPDLEFSYGNQVTIVPEKTFRAQFHNETVEKALDESLAVKASAFAIKAGDEIVGYVKDEKAAKEVIRQLTLQFTSEEELKIYEAVQNGEKDISDSTIKDIRFSVEPNIEKGFSLPGDIMTVEEALQQLKTGKVVEKTHSIREDEVLVNIAEQYELSLKQLLTLNPEITEDSLLHIDDKVNVTAKSPFINVIVEKEKDVNEKIPHKVEIVKDEDMYKGETKVKQEGYDGEKKVRYLLVEVNGQNTKKEILAEETVKEKKDKILIKGTKVMPSRGTGTFTWPAVGGTVTSKMGYRWGREHKGIDIAGVSNRTIKAADNGKVVYAGNSGAYGNKVIIDHNNGYRTLYAHLSSISVSVGDTVPRGSKIGVMGSTGRSTGVHLHFEVTKNGALKNPLDFF
- the yycF gene encoding response regulator YycF, with the protein product MDKHILVVDDEQPIADILQFNLEKEGFEVTCAYDGDEALQKVEEVKPDLILLDIMLPQKDGMEVCREIRKKYEMPIIMLTAKDSEIDKVLGLELGADDYVTKPFSARELIARVKANLRRHQQEEDNGSDDTNEIEIGSLVIHPDAYVVSKRGETIELTHREFELLHYLAKHIGQVMTREHLLQTVWGYDYFGDVRTVDVTVRRLREKIEDNPSHPAWIVTRRGVGYYLRNPEQE
- the walK gene encoding cell wall metabolism sensor histidine kinase WalK, with the translated sequence MRKIGFFKSIHFKFILIYTLLILIAMQVIGVYFVRELEDSLMNNFDESLRERSQMLASSVEQEMTKDRSAEDSKTLEEDIRSLLSDIQSDNVLEVQVIDTNQRVVGTSNPYKQSFVGKRTTERMVDIALVSGQGDTRRLLDRGQRLTARTMPVKSNGSVLGVIYLVASMEEIYDEMNQINGIFATGTLISMLITALLGIFLAQTITRPISDMKRQARVMARGDFSRKVKVYGDDEIGQLALTFNDLTTKLKLAQDMTEEERKKLSSVLAHMTDGVIAADRQGHVILMNNQAEKMLHVSRETTIGESLLSILPIESDISLENIYEDDDSLIFDFYTGKDEESIIRANFSIIQNEHGYPNGFMTVLYDVTEQERIEQERREFVANVSHELRTPLTTMKSYIEALTDGAWQDKEIAPRFLGVTQTETERMIRLVNDLLQLSKLDSKDIKLNLNRVNFTPFYHGIIDRFELSKAQNVSFERIIPDENLYVYIDADRVTQVIDNIISNALKYSPEGGKVTFKLIHNPTDIQISIKDQGMGIPKDNLSKVFERFYRVDKARSRKMGGTGLGLAIAKEIIQLHGGRIWAESEEGKGTAINFVLPLERDREDDVL
- a CDS encoding YycH family regulatory protein, whose protein sequence is MTRKNLETMKTVALTLLVILSVVLTYSIWTYQPEYERIPNAEYLQDVSIADKRYPSQLIRPSSVMLNTGGHHYGLMDQSLVNKLYREMQNWTFHQLYPLEITDQDVFNKKIDRNNTLEIIFPTEIPLGVFERIFTFSADLKASHAFDRVIIDYSVAEDSQPEAFFVSYDTQNVYGAKLSNLNLEYLINTFTKVTGDYKPHFLQTISEQKEFFLPAEDVRLKSYTFFTDKLNPDLFSEALFSNKNLVKNYKKDIGEQTYTDGTRALETLQENSLMRFQNQVPSAGLQKDPAELVLDSVEFVNDHAGWVDTYYLFDWTTLQNEAEFRLYLAHYPVFDVSPVIRENQSIETAALSLSWNNEGVNRYTRPLLYLQGDPLENETADITLPSGQKVIEALEKRQGFDSEMIEDIKIGFALDDKVPEVLLFKPAWFIRFNGRWEQVSMKEESGGEGIKIGLE
- a CDS encoding two-component system regulatory protein YycI, which encodes MDWNKTKTIFILSFLVLNVFLTFQLIEKINKSQLDQVTESTIEEQLEEEDITYPAIPKNNEIKQYISGKSKKFTPDELGDLDGQNINIRNETMIMSTFEEPVQFSEEMSDEELRALMENNVMHGEDYTYWGHDESNNVLMFFQTYKNSTIYFNKNGMVLMELNEDNEITRYYQTYLVDLEEMDVEEQSILPAIKAIENLYRKYMLPSGSEITHISMGYYTLVPLSGGGQVVAPTWHIRLKEGKSFFVNAVEGQVIEVKAEEFLEQVYQ
- a CDS encoding MBL fold metallo-hydrolase codes for the protein MGLHFSVLASGSSGNAFYIGTGKQKLLVDAGLSGKKMEELMRQRQINPEELDGILVTHEHSDHIKGLGILARRYKLPIYANEKTWQAMDSMIGKVDTGQKFVFDMETVKTFGDLDVESFGVSHDAAEPMFYVFHHEGKKVSLATDTGYVSDRIKGTLRDSDMIIFEANHDVDMLRMGRYPWNVKRRILSDVGHVSNEDAALALADIIGDKTKRIYLAHLSKDNNIKDLARMSVAQTLEQKGLAIGEQQFGLYDTDPQEPTEIITL